One window from the genome of Hyphomonas neptunium ATCC 15444 encodes:
- a CDS encoding PepSY-associated TM helix domain-containing protein, which yields MKQFFATARASDAWSKSPLRHLEKWRTYAFWKRQARTWHWMSGAICLIGMLLFSLTGITLNHAHQIPAKPKITELEMVLPESALAAISPDIDIADASAVPPETAAEIRRELGVDLSGVKGEWTDIDVYVSLPRPGGDAWMSIDRETGDVFYEHTSRGPISYLNDLHKGRSTGPVWSLFLDIFAVATIVFCMTGLWLLQIHSQRRGSTWPLVMGGLAIPVVILLFFLHI from the coding sequence TTGAAACAGTTTTTCGCCACCGCACGCGCTTCCGATGCCTGGAGCAAATCGCCCCTCCGACATCTGGAGAAGTGGCGCACCTATGCCTTCTGGAAGCGTCAGGCCCGCACCTGGCACTGGATGTCCGGCGCCATCTGCCTCATCGGTATGCTGCTGTTTTCGCTCACCGGCATCACGCTCAACCATGCCCACCAGATCCCGGCAAAGCCGAAGATCACCGAGTTGGAAATGGTCCTCCCGGAAAGCGCCCTGGCGGCCATTTCACCCGACATCGACATTGCGGACGCGTCCGCCGTGCCGCCGGAAACGGCTGCTGAAATCCGCCGCGAACTGGGCGTCGATCTCTCCGGCGTCAAAGGCGAATGGACCGATATTGATGTCTATGTCAGCCTTCCACGCCCCGGCGGCGACGCCTGGATGAGTATCGACCGGGAAACCGGAGACGTATTCTACGAACATACCTCCCGCGGGCCGATCTCCTATCTCAACGACCTTCACAAAGGCCGCAGCACCGGCCCGGTCTGGTCGCTCTTTCTCGATATTTTCGCCGTGGCCACCATCGTCTTCTGCATGACCGGGCTCTGGCTGCTGCAAATTCACTCCCAGCGCCGGGGCTCCACATGGCCGCTGGTCATGGGCGGTCTCGCCATCCCTGTCGTCATT
- a CDS encoding efflux transporter outer membrane subunit, whose translation MIRTLLITASVLTLTGCASLNLIERETSTDAGLAMPDGYDYASQVAALSAPEQAWWQGFNSADLDALITEALAANNTLAQGLANVDASRASLRTANAAFLPQASGSLSSSSNTSAGLDDVDASARLSASYQLDLFGANAAGRNAALANLDAAIFAQRALELTVQSDVAAGWFNLLSAREQLAVARRNLEISERIFEIVQFRYEAGVISGFDVSSQSAQLANARARIPQLESQITSQETALGILLGRVPQGYTAPQADILSIALPAAEPGLPSDLLLRRPDLMQSEASLRAANANIDAARAAFFPSIDLGAGLSSALTGGTDLIGSLSASLAQTIFSGGRLDAQLEGAQARREGQLAGYRQSILSALRDVDVSLKAIDANEVREDQLLIARDAAEDALRAAEIQYQAGTGDLTSLLNAQQNYFDAANSYVLGRLDRLTAAINLYVAVGGGY comes from the coding sequence ATGATCCGCACGCTGCTCATCACCGCATCCGTCCTCACGCTCACCGGCTGCGCCAGCCTGAACCTCATCGAGCGCGAAACCTCCACCGATGCCGGCCTCGCCATGCCAGATGGCTACGACTATGCCAGCCAGGTCGCCGCCCTCAGCGCCCCCGAACAGGCCTGGTGGCAGGGCTTCAACTCCGCAGACCTCGACGCCCTCATTACAGAAGCCCTCGCCGCCAACAACACGCTCGCCCAGGGTCTCGCCAATGTCGACGCCTCCCGCGCTTCGCTCCGCACGGCCAATGCCGCCTTCCTCCCACAAGCCAGCGGCAGCCTCTCCAGCAGCAGCAACACCAGCGCAGGCCTCGATGATGTTGACGCCAGCGCCCGCCTTTCGGCCAGCTACCAGCTCGACCTCTTCGGCGCCAACGCCGCCGGCCGCAACGCCGCCCTCGCAAATCTCGACGCCGCCATCTTCGCCCAGCGCGCACTGGAGCTGACCGTTCAGTCAGATGTCGCCGCCGGCTGGTTCAATCTTCTCTCCGCCCGCGAGCAACTCGCCGTCGCCCGGCGGAACCTCGAAATCTCCGAACGCATCTTCGAGATTGTCCAGTTCCGTTACGAGGCCGGCGTTATCTCCGGGTTTGATGTGTCCAGCCAGTCGGCCCAACTCGCCAATGCCCGCGCACGCATCCCGCAGCTGGAATCCCAGATCACCAGCCAGGAAACCGCCCTCGGCATCCTCCTTGGCCGGGTGCCGCAAGGCTACACCGCTCCGCAGGCTGACATACTCTCCATCGCGCTGCCCGCCGCAGAACCCGGCCTGCCATCCGATCTGCTGCTGCGCCGGCCAGACCTGATGCAGTCCGAGGCCAGCCTGCGCGCAGCCAATGCCAATATAGATGCGGCCCGCGCCGCCTTCTTCCCCAGCATCGATCTGGGGGCAGGGCTCTCCAGCGCGTTGACAGGGGGCACCGACCTTATCGGTTCGCTTTCGGCCTCGCTCGCCCAGACGATCTTTTCCGGTGGCCGCCTTGATGCCCAGCTCGAGGGCGCTCAGGCCCGCCGCGAAGGCCAGCTCGCCGGTTATCGCCAATCGATCCTCAGCGCGCTGCGCGATGTCGATGTCAGCCTCAAAGCCATCGACGCGAACGAAGTCCGCGAAGACCAGCTGCTGATCGCGCGCGACGCCGCCGAAGACGCGCTGCGCGCCGCTGAAATCCAGTACCAGGCAGGCACGGGCGACCTCACAAGCCTCCTGAACGCCCAGCAGAACTATTTCGATGCCGCCAACAGCTATGTGCTGGGCCGGCTCGACCGGCTGACCGCCGCCATCAATCTCTATGTGGCCGTTGGCGGCGGCTACTGA
- a CDS encoding MacB family efflux pump subunit — MTPPLIELKDVTRYYGSGDTEVRALDGVSLTIETGEFVAIVGQSGSGKSTLMNLLGCLDRPTNGRYAIRGQNVSELDPDNLAALRRETFGFIFQRYNLLASVSASENVEIPAVYAGLALSERREKAAGLLAKLGLGERVHHKPGQLSGGQQQRVAVARALVNDAEVILADEPTGALDSGSSNDLLNLLEELHASGRTIILITHDQKVAARAKRVIEIRDGKIISDSGNKQAAAEEAPQYRYARKGPSPIAQVAESVKMAFRSLRANLFRTALTLLGVVIGVSAVVAMLAIGEGSRAEVMARFESMGPNLLFVRPGAPGTRMRGGAIATLTLEDAQALGELENILAAVPSRSTNATLRNGGNDYSSSIEGVSETWPIAQNRDMLYGTFFTKDDVDRRIGAVVLGTTTAGNLFDDIESAVGQYVFLGGAPFEVAGILESKGASSWGQDQDDIALVPITTGMMRLFGQSYLSSITLAVDDTDRITETEAAAHAFLLARHGTEDFQIRNTASILASVEETQNSFSILLGSVAAISLLVGGIGVMNIMLVSVSERTREIGVRMATGARRSDIQTQFIVESLVVGGLGGIAGVAIGFGIVFIIAQMGMTVAVTPLPAILAFSSALGTGLVFGLLPARQASRLDPVAALASE, encoded by the coding sequence ATGACCCCACCCCTGATCGAACTGAAGGACGTGACCCGCTATTACGGGTCCGGCGATACCGAAGTCCGCGCTCTGGACGGCGTATCTCTCACCATCGAGACCGGCGAATTCGTCGCCATCGTAGGCCAGTCCGGTTCCGGCAAGTCGACGCTGATGAACCTGCTCGGCTGCCTCGATCGCCCCACGAACGGCCGTTACGCCATCCGTGGACAGAATGTGTCGGAGCTTGACCCCGACAATCTCGCCGCCCTGCGCCGGGAAACCTTCGGCTTCATCTTCCAGCGCTATAATCTCCTGGCGAGTGTCAGCGCTTCGGAAAATGTCGAAATCCCCGCCGTCTATGCTGGCCTCGCCCTCAGCGAGCGCCGCGAGAAGGCCGCCGGCCTCCTCGCCAAACTCGGCCTTGGCGAGCGCGTCCATCATAAACCCGGCCAGCTTTCCGGCGGCCAGCAGCAACGCGTCGCCGTTGCCCGCGCCCTCGTCAACGACGCCGAAGTCATCCTCGCAGATGAGCCCACCGGCGCTCTCGATTCCGGCTCCAGCAACGATCTCCTCAATCTCCTTGAGGAACTCCACGCCTCGGGCCGCACGATCATTCTCATCACCCACGACCAGAAAGTCGCCGCCCGCGCCAAACGCGTCATCGAAATCCGCGACGGCAAGATCATCTCCGACAGCGGCAACAAACAGGCCGCCGCCGAAGAAGCCCCGCAATACCGCTACGCCCGCAAAGGCCCGTCGCCCATCGCCCAGGTCGCCGAGTCCGTGAAGATGGCCTTCCGCTCCCTGCGCGCAAACCTCTTTCGCACCGCGCTGACCCTGCTGGGCGTTGTCATCGGTGTCTCCGCCGTCGTCGCCATGCTCGCCATCGGGGAGGGCAGCCGCGCCGAAGTCATGGCCCGCTTTGAATCGATGGGGCCAAACCTCCTCTTCGTCCGCCCCGGCGCGCCCGGCACCCGCATGCGCGGCGGCGCCATCGCCACCCTCACGCTGGAAGACGCCCAGGCCCTCGGGGAACTTGAAAACATCCTCGCCGCCGTCCCCTCGCGTTCCACCAACGCCACCCTCCGCAATGGCGGCAACGACTATTCCAGCTCCATCGAAGGCGTCTCCGAAACCTGGCCCATCGCCCAGAACCGCGACATGCTCTACGGTACCTTCTTCACCAAGGACGATGTCGACCGCCGCATCGGCGCCGTCGTCCTCGGCACCACCACCGCCGGCAACCTCTTCGACGACATCGAAAGCGCCGTCGGCCAATACGTCTTCCTCGGCGGCGCGCCGTTTGAGGTCGCCGGCATCCTCGAATCCAAAGGTGCCAGCTCCTGGGGCCAGGATCAGGACGACATCGCCCTGGTTCCGATCACCACCGGCATGATGCGCCTCTTCGGTCAGAGCTACCTCTCCTCGATCACGCTCGCTGTCGATGACACCGACCGCATCACTGAAACCGAAGCGGCCGCCCACGCCTTCCTCCTTGCCCGTCACGGTACGGAAGACTTCCAGATCCGTAACACCGCCTCCATCCTCGCCTCGGTCGAGGAAACGCAGAACTCCTTCTCTATCCTCCTCGGCTCGGTCGCGGCCATCTCCCTGCTTGTCGGCGGCATCGGTGTCATGAACATCATGCTGGTCAGCGTCTCCGAGCGTACCCGTGAGATCGGTGTGCGCATGGCGACCGGCGCCCGGCGCTCCGACATCCAGACCCAGTTCATCGTCGAATCCCTCGTCGTCGGCGGTCTCGGCGGCATAGCGGGCGTCGCCATCGGCTTCGGTATTGTCTTCATCATCGCCCAGATGGGCATGACCGTCGCTGTCACCCCGCTCCCCGCCATCCTCGCCTTCAGCTCGGCGCTCGGCACAGGCCTCGTCTTCGGCCTCCTGCCAGCCCGCCAGGCTTCGCGCCTCGACCCCGTCGCCGCGCTCGCATCGGAGTAG